A part of Amphiprion ocellaris isolate individual 3 ecotype Okinawa chromosome 16, ASM2253959v1, whole genome shotgun sequence genomic DNA contains:
- the LOC111573720 gene encoding LOW QUALITY PROTEIN: interferon-induced, double-stranded RNA-activated protein kinase-like (The sequence of the model RefSeq protein was modified relative to this genomic sequence to represent the inferred CDS: substituted 1 base at 1 genomic stop codon), with product MLQGIHHHHFFSQEAKEEAAKFTCQSLGIKDQTQTNFIGIVHEYCQETGQTHNFIQLERSGPPHTPQFSYKLVINNKDYPEGKGTKIKEAKQKAAQLAWYVLQEQSEWDTKDVIKNKNTENRQSETXAHSRFSPDFDSIECLAKGGFGHVFAAREKLVDKYYAVKIVRYKEKALREVTALGEISHDNIVRYYNCWIEDSEPEWDNATDTYSSSQSSSDLSPKYLYIKMELCDTKTLKDWINKKNEESLQETKRRAESLHFAQQIVSGVECIHSKKIIHRDLKPANIMFGKDGKVKIGDFGLATAETDDDNVKLMDRTHNAGTRPYMAPEQRSKGYGRKVDIFALGLIYCELLWKLSSGHERGKVWPDVRNRILPEEFPLKFPQENQIILSMLSEKPEDRPEASVLKTEMEKWAQTFNA from the exons ATGCTGCAGGGAATCCATCACCACCACTTCTTCAGCCAA GAAGCTAAGGAGGAAGCAGCCAAGTTCACATGCCAGAGTTTGGGTATCAAAGaccaaacacagacaaattTTATTGGAATTGTCCATGAATACTGTCAAGAAACAGGCCAAACTCATAATTTCATTCAACTGGAAAGGTCTGGTCCTCCACATACCCCTCA ATTTTCCTACAAATTAGTGATCAACAATAAGGATTACCCTGAGGGGAAGGGAACAAAAATTAAGGAGGCCAAACAAAAGGCAGCTCAGCTGGCCTGGTATGTCCTTCAAGAGCAGTCAGAATGGGACACCAAg GatgttattaaaaacaaaaacacagaaaacagacaaagtgaGACATGAGCTCATTCACg GTTTTCTCCAGACTTTGATTCCATAGAATGTCTCGCTAAAGGAGgctttggacatgtttttgcaGCAAGAGAGAAACTGGTGGACAAGTATTACGCTGTAAAGATTGTTCGCTATAAAGA aaAAGCTCTACGAGAAGTGACAGCATTAGGTGAAATCTCTCACGATAATATTGTTAGATACTACAATTGCTGGATAGAGGATTCAGAACCAGAGTGGGACAACGCGACTGACACTTACAGCAGTTCACA GTCCTCTAGTGATTTATCACCAAAGTACCTCTATATTAAGATGGAGCTGTGTGACaccaaaacactcaaagactGGATAAATAAGAAGAATGAGGAGAGTCTGCAGGAGACAAAGAGAAGGGCAGAAAGTTTACATTTTGCACAGCAAATAGTCAGTGGAGTTGAGTGCATTCACTCCAAGAAGATCATCCACAGAGACCTGAAG CCTGCCAACATCATGTTTGGAAAAGATGGAAAAGTGAAGATTGGAGACTTCGGTCTGGCCACTGCTGAGACTGATGATGACAACGTGAAACTGATGGACAGAACACACAATGCAGGAACCAGACCTTACATGGCTCCCGAACAG AGGAGCAAAGGATACGGCCGCAAAGTGGACATATTTGCACTGGGGCTGATATATTGTGAGCTCCTTTGGAAGCTCTCGTCTGGACATGAAAGAGGAAAG GTTTGGCCTGATGTCAGAAATCGGATTCTTCCTGAAGAATTTCCACTGAAGTTTCCCCAAGAG aaccaAATAATTCTGTCAATGCTGAGTGAGAAGCCAGAAGACCGACCTGAAGCAAGTGTACTGAAGacagagatggaaaaatggGCTCAGACATTCAATGCATAA